In one window of Spartinivicinus marinus DNA:
- a CDS encoding DUF6708 domain-containing protein, whose protein sequence is MDTKQSKQRQRGWKRKGFLESKYYIAPPPLPTDQKPCDFRGIVLQKNEVFMDLSTHSISSGAGPLTFFIFLSIFISWIDNEFGIEILLFLIMLPSLIYIIKWCFRPVPPPFRLNRQKREAYIVLEDGRHWIVPWEKVRALVSESHSYGSAGKQGMAGLTISFPNPDEAVDEGVPMVAACGDEKDCEAQWECIRLFMEDDPNKAPEGYMERVINKSFLVLVIDIFRENSFGKALWELFLSILIGEWWSHPLEHWKFKNKFSVPPEMEEWSKPIPEHQWEKRSPELQQAFDQYYAEQRRLSWIIMSELLPLDNVSAKQIVLDYEREVF, encoded by the coding sequence GTGGACACAAAACAGTCTAAACAAAGACAACGAGGCTGGAAAAGAAAAGGCTTTTTGGAAAGTAAATATTATATTGCACCACCACCTTTACCCACAGACCAAAAACCCTGTGATTTTAGGGGGATAGTTTTACAAAAAAACGAAGTATTTATGGACCTAAGTACCCATAGTATTAGCTCTGGTGCTGGACCATTAACTTTCTTTATTTTTCTAAGTATATTCATAAGTTGGATTGATAATGAATTTGGTATAGAAATTTTACTATTCCTCATTATGTTGCCTTCACTTATTTATATTATTAAGTGGTGCTTCAGACCTGTCCCACCACCATTTCGACTTAATCGCCAAAAACGGGAAGCTTATATTGTACTGGAAGATGGCAGGCACTGGATTGTACCCTGGGAAAAGGTTAGGGCTTTAGTGTCTGAAAGTCACTCTTATGGTTCTGCAGGTAAACAAGGGATGGCCGGCTTGACTATTTCTTTTCCAAACCCTGATGAGGCAGTTGATGAAGGTGTGCCGATGGTGGCAGCTTGTGGTGATGAAAAAGACTGTGAAGCCCAGTGGGAGTGTATTCGTCTTTTTATGGAGGATGACCCTAATAAAGCACCAGAGGGTTATATGGAAAGAGTAATAAATAAGTCTTTCTTAGTGCTAGTAATAGATATTTTTCGGGAGAATTCCTTTGGTAAAGCATTGTGGGAGCTTTTTTTAAGTATTTTGATTGGTGAATGGTGGTCTCACCCTCTTGAACATTGGAAGTTTAAAAACAAGTTTAGCGTTCCACCCGAAATGGAAGAGTGGTCCAAGCCGATCCCCGAACACCAATGGGAAAAACGCTCACCAGAACTACAGCAGGCGTTTGATCAGTATTATGCAGAGCAGAGGCGGCTAAGCTGGATTATTATGAGTGAATTACTACCTCTCGATAATGTAAGTGCAAAACAAATTGTACTTGATTATGAACGGGAAGTTTTTTAA
- a CDS encoding DUF6708 domain-containing protein, whose protein sequence is MTLKQSEQRQRGWKNKGFLESKYYIAPPPLPTEQKPCDFRGMVLQKNDVFMDLSTHSIRSGAGPLSLFIFFSLFVIWIDNEFGIEILLLLIMLPSLIYIIKWCFRPVTTPIRLNRQKREAYIVLEDGRHWIVPWEKVRALVSESHSYGSAGKQGMAALTISFPNPDDNVDEGVPMMAACGDEKDCEAQWECIRIFMEGDLADVPDGLIEGRFSKSTFQVFKELRKEDNAFGAYLVFIFFGIWWIHPLERWKFKNRLSIPPEMEEWSKPIPKEQWAKRSPELQQAFDQYYLEQEKKGGHKTV, encoded by the coding sequence ATGACACTAAAGCAATCTGAACAAAGACAACGAGGCTGGAAAAATAAAGGGTTTTTGGAAAGTAAATATTATATTGCGCCACCTCCTTTACCCACAGAGCAAAAACCCTGTGATTTTAGGGGTATGGTATTACAAAAAAATGATGTATTTATGGACCTTAGCACTCATTCGATAAGGTCAGGTGCAGGACCATTATCATTATTTATTTTTTTTAGTTTATTTGTTATTTGGATTGATAATGAATTTGGTATAGAAATTTTACTACTCCTCATTATGTTACCTTCACTTATTTATATTATTAAGTGGTGCTTTAGACCCGTAACTACCCCTATTCGCCTTAATCGCCAAAAACGGGAAGCTTATATTGTGCTGGAAGATGGCAGGCACTGGATTGTGCCCTGGGAAAAAGTTAGGGCTTTAGTGTCTGAAAGCCACTCCTATGGCTCTGCAGGTAAACAAGGGATGGCAGCCCTGACAATTTCTTTTCCAAACCCTGATGACAATGTAGATGAAGGGGTTCCCATGATGGCTGCATGTGGAGATGAGAAAGACTGTGAAGCTCAGTGGGAGTGTATACGTATTTTTATGGAAGGAGATTTAGCAGACGTTCCAGATGGGCTAATTGAAGGAAGGTTTAGTAAATCCACTTTTCAGGTTTTTAAAGAGTTACGCAAAGAAGATAACGCTTTTGGAGCCTATTTAGTATTTATATTTTTTGGTATTTGGTGGATCCACCCATTAGAACGCTGGAAATTTAAAAACAGGTTAAGTATTCCCCCTGAAATGGAAGAATGGTCCAAGCCAATCCCCAAAGAACAATGGGCTAAACGCTCACCAGAACTACAGCAGGCGTTTGATCAGTATTATTTGGAGCAGGAAAAAAAGGGTGGACACAAAACAGTCTAA
- a CDS encoding toxin VasX produces MAKYVVKKGDTLWWIAIRYNVDVKELQTLNNVTEPRLLQIGTVLTIPGTETKPEPMAEPGKDRSANDSAMFESEQEPGGLVSQCPYKKKKIKLWPVRYAVTDVDAKYDTLKPNIKVQSHQVGLRIMREGYLYLWELETEQLTRYRINDQGLMTEEDLFAPHSKEPPKGGVSYFEVSRCHNISVTFTDFPIARDAITKLFQDISFRSRHFQTIMVSGLGIQEHISHCIPVDIADELVTELHPHIKKIERMIETKKNEQSFYRDYYQALDSLWEKYKDDPVTHTRMLLWFKRLRYEYESFPDKLKDGPLPCAWSYTPLDTKSATKAWRDVAEDPNNAQVIAIYDPMGVTLDLGSSQNTQVKNHQLWLEATEHKTTLAQFIRSLYRLDRKEMQTMLQDQVVRNEKLIVSEQDVEDFLTLFHLLEQQTKVGTGKGGYNEKQRAGEILQAQYARTQKKLQQNLGDLYRPAWDLCWRYYQDKKQALTAHNDGLNIQERVRKEEMEAWIDHAARVKVQNKETHELLVQDRQPFIENLCKYFWYLPKKDFHQHHEGLTKKLYGCLTCICSHEIGEKFAEKLILAEQNNQTQENKYLAGGQTSLLVQSIFTEFDFNLAEYLNATERTNEIFTALTQGNEGVLRNLLLKLGISEEVLDTMAKWAADIKQEVIKLYTELQGPILKGIVEKASKGKPAVRGAFLAVLISLRLSGIATLIVKDAEQLQKLLDKKNQQNQLLRQQKVLIRQLKIASVVQKPTLQLKLKEVQQRLDDLRPFVSRKDLQLFELRGIGNAPQQMINVVTGPVQKVQTKLQPVGGLLPAAVFTLNFLNLLNVIAAIKDKPYWNRLDTADFVAASFYTSAATLALVDEALRYKGIRAIGPKSLGFFSARISFGMFIGAVSAGATYYEMKVLLDKLYEAEQSEDYDAHYWMKWTVTGQTIRTIGYATQAGMGFYTLFLDKKAAALSIIEQEALFTARMRPVNWVIFVGGLLYLVGYIAYAFTKDSPMENWLNNSCWSVRHPPSSPEINAKHIAELFKILYMPHIDGYVLGTENPNHIGSDHSIRADFTAWTLNLTVKIPGLIITQPNVSLCLNAVGRYGECVNLSNQWAEHVQIDQRDQFPGTVFRCGGINISKQAIGVLDHFELQLWYQPQSAPEILGGKEGLRFYITNSGSAGLLSGRDRWDSPYPSNEEIIVVDKAFMEILDDTKAI; encoded by the coding sequence ATGGCCAAGTATGTAGTAAAAAAAGGGGATACCCTTTGGTGGATTGCAATACGATACAATGTTGATGTAAAAGAGCTTCAAACACTAAATAACGTTACAGAGCCTCGTTTACTTCAGATTGGTACGGTATTAACTATTCCTGGTACGGAAACCAAACCAGAGCCAATGGCAGAACCAGGTAAAGACCGGAGTGCCAACGATAGTGCTATGTTTGAGTCAGAACAAGAGCCAGGCGGGCTTGTTTCTCAATGTCCATATAAGAAGAAAAAAATCAAACTATGGCCAGTTCGTTATGCTGTTACTGATGTAGATGCTAAATACGACACGTTAAAACCCAACATTAAAGTTCAGAGCCACCAGGTAGGGCTTCGAATCATGCGTGAGGGTTATTTGTACCTTTGGGAGCTTGAAACAGAGCAGCTAACACGCTATCGGATTAATGACCAGGGGCTGATGACGGAAGAAGACTTGTTTGCTCCACATAGCAAAGAACCACCTAAAGGTGGGGTAAGCTACTTTGAGGTATCACGCTGTCATAACATATCAGTCACGTTTACTGACTTCCCCATTGCGAGAGATGCTATCACCAAACTGTTTCAGGATATCAGTTTTAGAAGTAGGCACTTTCAAACAATTATGGTTAGCGGTTTGGGTATTCAGGAGCATATATCACACTGTATCCCAGTAGATATAGCCGACGAGCTTGTGACTGAGCTACACCCTCATATCAAGAAAATTGAGCGGATGATCGAAACTAAAAAGAATGAACAAAGTTTCTATCGCGACTATTATCAAGCACTTGATTCACTTTGGGAAAAATACAAGGATGACCCTGTTACCCATACACGCATGTTGTTGTGGTTTAAACGACTTCGTTATGAATATGAAAGCTTCCCCGATAAGTTAAAGGATGGCCCTTTACCTTGCGCTTGGAGTTATACGCCACTGGACACAAAGTCAGCTACAAAGGCCTGGCGTGATGTAGCTGAAGATCCTAATAATGCACAGGTGATAGCGATATACGACCCTATGGGGGTAACTCTGGATTTAGGAAGTAGTCAAAATACTCAGGTTAAAAATCACCAGCTGTGGCTTGAAGCAACAGAGCATAAAACCACATTAGCTCAATTTATTCGTTCGCTATACCGACTTGACCGAAAAGAAATGCAGACCATGCTGCAAGATCAAGTGGTAAGAAATGAAAAGCTGATCGTCTCTGAGCAGGATGTTGAAGACTTTTTAACACTATTTCATTTGCTTGAGCAGCAAACCAAGGTTGGAACAGGCAAAGGGGGATACAACGAAAAACAACGGGCCGGTGAAATCCTGCAAGCACAGTACGCCAGAACGCAAAAAAAGCTGCAACAAAATCTGGGAGACCTTTATCGACCAGCCTGGGATTTATGTTGGCGCTATTACCAGGATAAAAAACAAGCTTTAACTGCTCATAACGATGGTTTAAATATTCAAGAACGGGTCAGAAAAGAAGAAATGGAGGCCTGGATTGATCACGCAGCCAGGGTGAAAGTACAAAACAAAGAAACCCATGAATTGCTTGTGCAAGACCGTCAGCCTTTTATAGAAAACCTCTGTAAATACTTCTGGTATTTACCCAAAAAGGACTTTCATCAACACCATGAAGGCCTGACCAAAAAGTTATATGGTTGTTTAACTTGTATCTGCTCCCATGAGATAGGCGAAAAATTCGCAGAAAAGTTAATACTGGCCGAACAGAACAACCAAACTCAGGAAAATAAGTATTTAGCTGGGGGGCAAACCTCTTTATTAGTGCAGAGCATTTTTACTGAATTTGATTTCAATTTAGCCGAATACCTAAACGCAACAGAGCGCACTAACGAAATATTCACAGCACTGACCCAAGGTAATGAAGGCGTTTTAAGAAACCTTCTGCTGAAGCTGGGTATTTCGGAAGAAGTGCTAGACACGATGGCTAAGTGGGCTGCTGATATCAAGCAAGAGGTTATTAAGTTATACACTGAGTTGCAAGGGCCTATTCTCAAAGGCATTGTAGAAAAAGCGAGTAAAGGCAAACCAGCAGTTCGTGGTGCCTTTTTAGCTGTGCTGATATCGCTGCGGCTATCGGGAATTGCCACACTTATTGTCAAAGACGCTGAACAGCTACAAAAGCTACTCGATAAAAAAAATCAACAGAATCAGCTGCTACGACAACAAAAGGTGCTTATCCGACAGTTGAAAATAGCAAGTGTCGTACAGAAGCCAACGCTACAATTAAAGCTGAAAGAAGTCCAACAACGTTTAGATGACCTTCGCCCTTTTGTTAGCCGGAAAGATCTACAGTTGTTTGAGCTACGAGGTATCGGCAACGCGCCTCAACAGATGATCAACGTCGTCACTGGTCCAGTGCAAAAAGTCCAGACCAAATTACAGCCAGTAGGTGGCTTATTACCAGCGGCTGTATTTACCCTAAATTTTTTAAATTTACTAAATGTAATCGCAGCTATTAAAGATAAACCCTATTGGAACAGGTTGGATACAGCTGATTTTGTAGCGGCCAGTTTTTATACATCAGCAGCTACTTTGGCTCTGGTTGATGAGGCTTTACGATATAAGGGGATTAGAGCAATTGGCCCAAAATCATTAGGATTCTTTTCAGCTCGTATATCATTTGGCATGTTTATAGGAGCTGTTAGTGCAGGAGCTACTTACTATGAAATGAAGGTATTGCTTGATAAACTATATGAAGCTGAACAATCAGAGGACTATGATGCCCATTACTGGATGAAATGGACAGTAACAGGGCAAACAATTCGAACCATTGGTTATGCTACTCAGGCAGGCATGGGTTTTTATACCCTTTTCCTAGATAAAAAAGCAGCGGCTTTATCCATTATTGAGCAAGAAGCCTTATTTACTGCCAGAATGCGACCGGTTAACTGGGTTATTTTTGTGGGTGGGCTTTTATATTTAGTAGGCTATATTGCGTACGCCTTTACCAAAGACTCCCCTATGGAAAACTGGTTAAACAACAGTTGTTGGTCAGTACGCCACCCGCCCAGTTCACCTGAAATCAATGCCAAACATATCGCAGAATTGTTTAAAATTTTATATATGCCGCATATTGATGGCTATGTATTAGGTACTGAAAATCCCAATCATATTGGTTCTGATCATTCCATTCGCGCTGACTTTACGGCATGGACTTTAAACCTGACAGTTAAAATACCAGGGTTAATTATTACCCAGCCTAATGTATCCCTATGTTTAAATGCAGTTGGCCGTTATGGGGAATGTGTTAATTTATCTAATCAGTGGGCTGAGCATGTACAAATTGACCAGCGAGATCAATTCCCTGGTACTGTATTTCGGTGCGGGGGTATCAATATTAGCAAGCAAGCTATTGGTGTACTAGACCATTTTGAGCTTCAGCTCTGGTACCAGCCCCAGTCTGCACCAGAAATATTGGGGGGCAAAGAAGGCTTACGTTTTTATATCACCAATAGTGGCTCTGCTGGTTTATTAAGTGGCCGGGATCGCTGGGATAGTCCCTACCCCAGCAATGAAGAAATAATCGTTGTCGATAAAGCGTTTATGGAGATTTTAGATGACACTAAAGCAATCTGA
- a CDS encoding DUF4123 domain-containing protein, whose product MTTLDFSWPDLPCYLLLDTVREPSIKRWIYQHDDNPTRFSLYLMTKYKGMMEQSPELVKVERNSELWYSYLENGVKQHWGVVLFSDASFDEIVKHCQWWLQVQIHSGKPGLFRLYAPNLCEPILSQSTPQQLSYLLGIVQEFRCYADKWYQFKNPNPVPTDTRRILVLGDNQWQGIAEGQTAAYHKRLQNHINKNFPHLFKGKDNQQQLAWTLQLVKKAQEMKFTTVKDTFFFANVVGFLGADAMNSSLYPEIHQLLTKSCPKTPSQRIREAAILAESFATQQ is encoded by the coding sequence ATGACAACATTAGACTTTTCCTGGCCTGACCTGCCCTGTTATTTATTGCTGGATACTGTCAGAGAACCCTCAATAAAACGCTGGATTTATCAACACGATGACAACCCGACTCGCTTTTCTTTGTATTTGATGACCAAATATAAAGGCATGATGGAGCAGTCGCCAGAGCTGGTAAAAGTCGAGCGCAATTCTGAACTCTGGTATAGCTACTTGGAAAATGGCGTTAAACAACATTGGGGGGTTGTGTTATTTAGCGATGCATCATTTGATGAAATAGTGAAGCACTGCCAGTGGTGGTTGCAGGTGCAAATCCATTCCGGTAAACCAGGCTTATTCAGGCTATATGCCCCTAATTTGTGTGAACCCATTTTATCGCAATCCACTCCTCAGCAGCTCAGTTATTTACTAGGCATTGTGCAAGAATTCCGTTGTTATGCAGATAAATGGTACCAATTTAAAAACCCAAATCCAGTGCCTACTGACACCCGTCGTATTTTGGTGTTAGGCGATAACCAGTGGCAAGGAATTGCTGAGGGACAAACCGCGGCATACCATAAACGCTTACAAAACCATATCAATAAAAACTTCCCCCATTTATTTAAAGGGAAAGATAACCAGCAACAACTGGCTTGGACCCTGCAGTTGGTAAAAAAAGCTCAGGAAATGAAGTTCACAACCGTAAAGGACACCTTTTTCTTTGCCAATGTCGTCGGTTTTCTTGGGGCAGATGCAATGAATTCAAGCTTATACCCAGAAATACACCAGTTGCTGACAAAAAGCTGCCCCAAAACACCCTCACAACGAATTAGAGAAGCCGCGATTTTAGCCGAATCTTTCGCCACACAGCAGTAA